The following are encoded together in the Desulfomicrobium apsheronum genome:
- a CDS encoding rhomboid family intramembrane serine protease, with product MFPLRDNIPSRHRSYMMWTLLALNIAFFLAGLGLSNAQEFRLFHLFGVVPARYFDPHWAMFQGYPEGLLLPLATHMFLHSGWLHLIANMWTLWIFGDNVEDVMGPFKFLFFYLLCGLGALAVHMLTNSSSTMPVVGASGAIAGVMGAYFFLYPHAKVVTFLPILIIPFIFELPAVFYLGAWFMTQVLSGMLAPAGGGGVAWWAHIGGFVVGMLLLRFFRDDSRCYYCYRSETWKEWK from the coding sequence ATGTTTCCTCTGCGCGACAACATCCCTTCCCGGCATCGATCCTACATGATGTGGACCCTGCTGGCCCTGAACATCGCTTTCTTTCTGGCCGGGCTCGGCCTGAGCAACGCCCAGGAGTTCAGACTCTTTCATCTCTTCGGCGTGGTCCCGGCCCGTTATTTCGACCCTCATTGGGCCATGTTCCAGGGCTATCCCGAAGGGCTGCTGTTGCCTCTTGCAACGCACATGTTCCTGCATTCCGGCTGGCTGCATCTCATCGCCAACATGTGGACGCTCTGGATTTTCGGGGACAACGTGGAAGACGTGATGGGTCCCTTCAAGTTTCTCTTTTTCTACCTGCTGTGCGGCCTTGGGGCGCTCGCGGTGCACATGCTCACCAATTCCTCCTCCACCATGCCCGTGGTCGGGGCCTCCGGGGCCATCGCCGGGGTCATGGGCGCCTATTTCTTTTTGTACCCGCATGCCAAGGTGGTCACTTTTCTGCCCATCCTGATCATTCCCTTCATCTTCGAACTGCCCGCCGTGTTTTATCTTGGAGCCTGGTTCATGACCCAGGTTCTTTCCGGGATGCTCGCACCGGCCGGCGGCGGGGGAGTGGCCTGGTGGGCACACATCGGCGGATTCGTGGTCGGCATGCTCCTGCTGCGTTTCTTTCGTGACGATTCGCGCTGCTATTATTGTTACCGTTCCGAAACCTGGAAGGAGTGGAAGTAG
- the coaE gene encoding dephospho-CoA kinase (Dephospho-CoA kinase (CoaE) performs the final step in coenzyme A biosynthesis.), whose translation MQEYVEKVGVADVGQRLDVFWQACLEEEGVGRSRVQAWIKDGRARINGQVCTKASTRLMPGQTLTLAPEYIDSSIVPDDGPLEVLFADDDLVVINKTPAMTVHPAPSVAEPTLVHRVAHHFPALLSQSGERPGVVHRLDKDTSGLIVMALSESARLNLTQAFASREVYKEYLALVAGVPDSSGTVNLALGRHPSIKTRMAVVERGGRAAETRYELLWSASDRSASLVRVRIMTGRTHQIRVHMAALGHPLLGDAVYADKTTAARAPRQMLHAWQLRFEHPRSAEPMEFCAPPPDDFLQVLRELCRERACIGLTGAVGSGKSTVRAVAEDMGVPVFCSDRVVAEAYARGGEGCAILEHHFGSRFTQPGGGVDKDLLRDALAESDSLRREVERLVHPLVRHALHAFRTAHDEDVTLAEIPLLCEAGLAGEIDLLAVVYCPDSLRHDRLQGRGWSPERIAMVDAWQWPQDRKLGMAQFVVDNSGSLEELESRARALIRVVHGMLLGHAERCMEELQDIFENPDTMEEGS comes from the coding sequence ATGCAGGAATACGTGGAAAAGGTTGGCGTCGCGGACGTCGGGCAACGTCTGGATGTTTTCTGGCAGGCTTGTCTTGAAGAGGAGGGCGTGGGCAGAAGCCGCGTTCAGGCCTGGATCAAGGACGGACGGGCGCGCATCAACGGGCAGGTCTGCACCAAGGCGTCAACCCGGCTCATGCCCGGGCAGACCCTGACCTTGGCCCCGGAATACATCGATTCGAGCATCGTTCCCGATGACGGTCCTCTGGAAGTTTTGTTCGCCGATGACGACTTGGTCGTGATCAACAAGACTCCGGCCATGACCGTGCATCCGGCGCCGTCGGTGGCTGAACCGACCCTCGTGCACCGCGTGGCTCATCATTTTCCGGCCCTGCTGTCCCAGTCCGGGGAGCGGCCCGGTGTCGTGCATCGCCTGGACAAGGACACCTCCGGGCTCATCGTGATGGCGCTGTCCGAGTCGGCGCGCCTGAACCTGACCCAGGCATTCGCATCCCGCGAGGTTTACAAGGAGTACCTGGCCCTGGTCGCCGGAGTGCCCGATTCTTCCGGGACCGTGAATCTCGCCCTGGGGCGGCACCCGAGCATCAAGACGCGCATGGCCGTGGTAGAACGTGGCGGACGCGCGGCCGAGACCCGTTATGAACTGCTCTGGAGCGCTTCGGACAGGAGCGCCTCCCTGGTCCGGGTGCGCATCATGACGGGGCGCACTCATCAGATCCGCGTGCATATGGCCGCGCTGGGCCATCCCCTTCTGGGGGACGCGGTCTATGCCGATAAGACAACTGCCGCCCGCGCCCCCCGGCAGATGTTGCATGCCTGGCAACTGCGTTTTGAGCATCCTCGAAGCGCTGAGCCCATGGAATTTTGCGCCCCTCCGCCGGATGATTTTCTGCAGGTGCTGCGCGAACTTTGCCGCGAGCGGGCCTGTATCGGCCTGACCGGAGCCGTGGGCAGCGGCAAGTCCACCGTCCGTGCGGTGGCCGAGGATATGGGCGTGCCGGTTTTCTGTTCGGATCGGGTAGTGGCCGAGGCCTACGCCAGGGGCGGGGAGGGTTGCGCCATTCTGGAACATCATTTCGGAAGCCGCTTCACGCAACCCGGCGGCGGCGTGGACAAGGATCTGCTGCGTGACGCCCTGGCCGAATCCGACAGCCTGCGTCGCGAGGTTGAGCGCCTGGTCCACCCTCTGGTGCGCCATGCCCTGCATGCCTTTCGGACCGCGCATGACGAGGACGTGACCCTGGCCGAGATCCCCCTGCTGTGCGAAGCCGGGCTTGCCGGCGAGATCGATCTGCTGGCGGTGGTCTATTGCCCGGATTCCCTGCGCCATGACAGGCTTCAGGGCCGGGGCTGGAGTCCGGAGCGGATAGCCATGGTCGATGCCTGGCAATGGCCTCAGGACAGGAAGTTGGGCATGGCACAGTTCGTGGTCGACAACTCCGGCTCCCTGGAGGAACTTGAGTCCCGCGCGCGGGCCCTGATCCGGGTCGTGCACGGGATGCTGCTCGGCCACGCCGAGCGGTGCATGGAGGAGTTGCAGGATATTTTTGAAAATCCGGACACCATGGAAGAGGGGAGTTGA
- a CDS encoding metal-dependent hydrolase, with protein MPGYKGHLVGGVLTGGAVLGGLFWTGTYVPEMPQLAVLGALVLLGSLFPDVDTDSKGQHIFYLTLAVLDFALIVQGYYKWAAVLGFAAMFPAIGPHRGWTHTWWAMLAVPLPLVLLPVWLYGATPRAMAPFYGAAVLGYFSHLMIDRKWS; from the coding sequence ATGCCCGGATACAAGGGACATCTGGTCGGCGGGGTGCTGACGGGAGGCGCGGTACTGGGGGGATTGTTCTGGACCGGGACGTACGTCCCGGAGATGCCGCAGCTGGCCGTGCTCGGCGCGCTGGTGCTGCTGGGGAGCCTCTTTCCGGATGTGGACACGGACTCCAAGGGCCAGCATATCTTTTATCTGACCCTGGCCGTGCTCGATTTCGCGCTCATCGTGCAGGGCTATTACAAGTGGGCGGCGGTGCTGGGGTTTGCGGCCATGTTCCCGGCCATCGGTCCCCATCGTGGCTGGACCCACACCTGGTGGGCCATGCTCGCCGTGCCCCTGCCCCTGGTGCTGCTCCCGGTCTGGCTCTACGGCGCAACGCCCAGGGCCATGGCGCCTTTTTACGGGGCGGCCGTGCTGGGGTATTTTTCGCACCTGATGATCGACAGGAAATGGAGTTGA
- a CDS encoding response regulator — MEEFSVLLVDDEEDFLRTIIKRLAKRGLKAQGASRGEQALAMLAEEPRDVVVLDVKMPGMDGLEVLRRIKTSWPSTEVIMLTGHASIDAAMEGMNRGAFDYLMKPADLEDLLYKLEDAYRKKCVNESRKASSPTNSEPA; from the coding sequence ATGGAAGAATTTTCTGTACTGCTTGTGGATGACGAGGAAGACTTCCTGCGCACTATCATCAAAAGGCTGGCCAAGCGGGGCCTGAAGGCCCAGGGCGCGTCGAGGGGCGAGCAGGCGCTGGCCATGCTGGCCGAGGAACCTCGGGACGTGGTTGTCCTGGACGTGAAGATGCCGGGTATGGACGGACTGGAGGTCCTAAGAAGAATCAAGACCAGCTGGCCCAGTACCGAGGTGATCATGCTGACCGGGCACGCCAGCATCGACGCGGCCATGGAAGGCATGAACCGCGGCGCCTTCGACTATCTGATGAAACCAGCCGATCTGGAAGACCTGCTCTACAAACTTGAGGACGCGTACCGCAAAAAGTGCGTCAATGAGAGCCGCAAGGCCTCCTCCCCCACGAACAGCGAACCGGCCTAG
- a CDS encoding OmpA family protein: MKVKKLVLLALLVAMFSASVAVAAENYVRKVDNFIILVDRSGSMDEKYVGTKDKKIVLAKALLERMNGMIPELGYMGGLNTAAPAGELQGMEAYSNAGYGASLAKVPTLIGSNPTPLGPGLAALEPALQGAVGRNAVIILSDGQENLGEGSLQVAAAMAEKYDVCFHTISFADTVNGNQALLDAITALKPCGVGASAAQLADDAALKQFVQDVFYDTAAVDPCSLDDDNDGVNNCIDKCPDTIKGLAVDADGCPIADIVTLKIHFDFDKSDIKPEYYQELADFASYMRQQQSFTVVEIAGHTDSVGSDEYNQKLSERRAKAVRDYMVNELGMDDKLFSAVGYGESKPIATNDTDAGRAENRRILAELKGVFKKK; this comes from the coding sequence ATGAAAGTTAAAAAATTGGTTCTTCTGGCTCTGCTCGTGGCCATGTTTTCCGCCTCCGTGGCGGTGGCCGCCGAAAATTACGTGCGCAAGGTCGACAATTTCATCATCCTGGTGGACCGCTCCGGTTCCATGGATGAAAAGTATGTTGGCACAAAGGACAAAAAAATTGTTCTGGCCAAGGCCCTGCTCGAGCGTATGAACGGCATGATCCCCGAGCTTGGTTACATGGGCGGCCTGAACACCGCCGCTCCGGCGGGCGAACTCCAGGGTATGGAAGCGTATTCCAATGCCGGTTACGGTGCTTCCCTCGCCAAGGTTCCGACACTGATCGGTTCCAACCCCACTCCTCTCGGCCCTGGACTCGCCGCCCTTGAGCCTGCCCTGCAGGGTGCCGTGGGCCGCAATGCGGTAATCATTCTGTCCGACGGTCAGGAAAATCTCGGCGAGGGCTCCTTGCAGGTTGCCGCCGCCATGGCTGAAAAATACGACGTGTGTTTCCACACCATCAGCTTTGCCGACACTGTCAACGGCAACCAGGCCCTGCTTGATGCCATCACCGCTCTGAAGCCTTGCGGTGTTGGAGCTTCCGCTGCCCAGTTGGCCGATGACGCCGCTCTGAAGCAGTTCGTGCAGGACGTGTTCTACGATACGGCCGCAGTTGATCCTTGCTCCCTTGACGACGACAACGACGGCGTGAACAACTGCATCGACAAGTGCCCCGACACCATCAAGGGTCTGGCTGTTGACGCCGATGGTTGCCCCATTGCCGATATCGTCACCCTCAAGATCCACTTCGACTTCGACAAGTCCGACATCAAGCCCGAGTACTATCAGGAACTGGCTGATTTCGCCTCCTACATGAGACAGCAGCAGTCCTTCACTGTTGTTGAAATCGCCGGTCACACCGATTCCGTGGGCTCCGATGAATACAACCAGAAGCTGTCCGAGCGTCGCGCCAAGGCCGTTCGCGACTATATGGTCAATGAACTCGGCATGGACGACAAGCTGTTCTCCGCCGTTGGCTATGGCGAGAGCAAGCCCATTGCCACCAACGACACCGACGCAGGCCGCGCCGAAAACCGTCGCATCCTCGCCGAACTGAAGGGCGTCTTCAAGAAGAAGTAG
- a CDS encoding SufB/SufD family protein, which translates to MSELSPTLVDLNSYSFTGRQSPELPDFSSLSDESKHELRMVGVDVDATGERAGTFVQFDHSTVHCKSSGKGVEVLGIRQALKKYDGLPEYFWKAMDPEKDDFTRTAAKEELHGGYFIRTEKGVKVAEPVQTCLFIKGQNVGQNVHNIVVVEEDSEVHIITGCATSHDVTSALHLGISEFYIKKGGKLTFTMVHNWGEDVMVRPRTVGIVEENGVLQNNYVLLKKVKSVQSYPTIYLNGAGAVARFNSVIVTPTGSHVDTGNRIVLNAPNTRGEIISRTITTGGTIVARGEIIGNAVPARGHLECKGLILGGGLIHAIPELQGCVTGVELSHEAAVGKIAQEEIEYLMARGLDEDEATSTIVRGFLNVEIMGLPQELRESIDRTIAELDASDAM; encoded by the coding sequence ATGTCTGAACTAAGCCCAACCCTGGTCGATCTGAACTCCTATTCCTTCACCGGTCGCCAGAGCCCCGAGCTGCCCGATTTTTCCTCCCTGTCCGACGAGAGCAAGCATGAGCTGCGCATGGTCGGAGTGGACGTCGACGCCACCGGCGAACGCGCGGGCACGTTTGTACAATTCGACCACTCCACCGTGCATTGCAAGAGCTCGGGCAAGGGAGTGGAAGTGCTGGGCATTCGTCAGGCGCTCAAGAAATACGACGGCCTGCCCGAATATTTCTGGAAGGCCATGGACCCGGAAAAGGACGATTTCACCCGCACGGCGGCCAAGGAAGAGCTGCACGGCGGCTATTTCATCCGTACCGAGAAAGGGGTCAAGGTCGCCGAGCCGGTCCAGACCTGCCTGTTTATAAAAGGCCAGAACGTGGGCCAGAACGTGCACAACATCGTAGTCGTCGAAGAGGACTCCGAGGTCCACATCATCACCGGTTGCGCCACTTCCCATGACGTGACTTCGGCCCTGCATCTGGGCATCTCCGAATTCTACATCAAGAAGGGCGGCAAGCTGACCTTCACCATGGTCCACAACTGGGGCGAGGACGTCATGGTCCGGCCGCGCACGGTGGGCATCGTGGAGGAGAACGGGGTTCTGCAGAACAACTACGTCCTCCTGAAAAAGGTCAAGTCCGTGCAGTCCTATCCGACGATATATCTGAACGGCGCCGGGGCCGTGGCCCGCTTCAACTCAGTCATCGTCACGCCCACCGGCTCGCACGTGGACACGGGCAACCGCATCGTGCTGAACGCCCCGAATACACGCGGCGAGATCATCTCTCGGACCATCACCACCGGCGGGACCATCGTCGCGCGCGGTGAGATCATCGGCAATGCGGTTCCGGCGCGCGGACATCTTGAGTGCAAGGGCCTGATCCTCGGCGGCGGACTGATCCACGCCATCCCCGAACTGCAGGGCTGCGTGACCGGAGTGGAGCTGTCTCACGAGGCGGCCGTGGGCAAGATCGCCCAGGAGGAGATCGAGTATCTCATGGCGCGCGGCCTGGACGAGGACGAAGCCACCTCGACCATCGTGCGCGGCTTTCTGAACGTGGAGATAATGGGCCTGCCCCAGGAACTGCGTGAGTCCATCGACAGGACCATCGCCGAACTGGACGCCAGCGACGCCATGTAA
- a CDS encoding ABC transporter ATP-binding protein, translating into MLQIENLHVSIGDREVLKGINLNIDEGETFILFGPNGSGKTTLLMTLMGFGGYTVTAGKIVFKGVDITEMPTYERARLGIGMSFQRPPTIHGLKTRHLVSMCARGREIDVDGMAKTVNFEDFLNRDINSGFSGGEIKRSELLQLMAQNPDLILFDEPESGVDLENMVLIGNTARALLDGAAAPSPETCMRDLRRRNKTSGLIITHTGYILDYVNADRGQVMYNGVLCCDTRPTRPRDILDHISKYGYKECIRCLN; encoded by the coding sequence ATGCTTCAGATTGAAAACCTGCATGTCAGTATCGGTGACAGGGAAGTCTTGAAAGGGATCAACCTGAACATCGACGAAGGAGAGACGTTCATTCTCTTCGGTCCCAACGGATCCGGGAAAACCACACTGCTCATGACGCTCATGGGTTTTGGCGGCTACACCGTGACCGCGGGCAAGATTGTCTTCAAGGGTGTCGATATCACCGAAATGCCCACCTACGAACGGGCCCGGCTCGGCATCGGCATGTCCTTCCAGCGTCCGCCGACCATCCATGGCCTCAAGACCCGCCACCTTGTCTCCATGTGCGCTCGCGGCCGCGAGATTGACGTGGACGGCATGGCCAAGACCGTCAATTTCGAGGACTTTCTGAATCGCGATATCAATTCGGGTTTTTCCGGCGGCGAGATCAAGCGCTCCGAGCTCCTGCAGCTCATGGCCCAGAATCCGGATCTCATCCTCTTCGATGAGCCGGAATCGGGCGTTGACCTGGAGAACATGGTCCTCATCGGCAACACGGCTCGCGCCCTGCTCGACGGCGCGGCGGCTCCGTCGCCCGAAACGTGCATGCGCGACCTGCGTCGCCGCAACAAGACCTCGGGCCTCATCATCACCCACACCGGCTACATCCTCGACTACGTCAACGCCGACCGTGGCCAGGTCATGTACAACGGTGTGTTGTGTTGTGATACGCGGCCAACCAGACCCCGCGACATTCTGGATCATATCAGCAAGTACGGCTACAAGGAGTGCATCAGATGTCTGAACTAA